The Bacteroidota bacterium genome contains the following window.
ACCGCAGAGAGCGCAAAGGGTAAATACAGAAGAACGCAAAGGTTTTCTTGTTTTAAAATCAATAAACTTAGCGCCTTGGCGTCTTCGCGTACATATTTTGCACCCTCCCTTAAAGCCCCTGATCCAAACTTTTCCAGCCAGATCATTGTTTAGTGACTCATGCACACACTCTACTACTTCATGGATCCGCACTGCGGATGGTGTTATGGCTTCAAGCCGGTGATGAACCAGATCCGCAGGGACTTTCAGGATCGGCTCGAATTTAAACTAATTCTGGGCGGAATGATCACGGGTGATCGCGTCGGTCCGGTGGGGCGGATGTCGGATTATCTGAGGACGGCCATTCCGCGTCTGGAGGAAATGACAGGCGTGACCATGGGCGAGTCGTACAAGCACCAGGTGATTGAAATCGGGACCCTGATTACTGATTCGACCCCACCGAGTCTGGCCGTGCTTGCCATGGCCAGTCAGAAACCCGGTCAGGAATTCACGTTCATGGAAACGGTTCAGGATCGGTTGTTCCAGGACGGTGCCGATCTGAATGTGGCTGAATCTTACCAACCAGTGGTTCTTGCCAATGGTCTCGATTGGGATCAATGGCTGGCCGACTGGAAGTCCGATCCGGTCCGGTTTGCGTTCAGTCAGGATGTGCAGTTTACCCAACAGATCGGTGTCAGCGGATTCCCCACGGTGGTTTTGGTCAACGGGAATACAGGACATCTGGCGGCGAGGGGTTACGTTCCCTACGCAGAACTGAAGGAGCGGGTGGAAACCTGGCTGCAGAATCAGAACCGGAGCTGATCGGAATCAGCCCCGGTATTGGTATTTATCTTAAAACGAGCCCCATTTGCTGAGCAGCATACCGTTCACCGGCAAAAGTGCCTTCCGGGTAGGCATCAGATAATTTGTTCAATTCCTCACTGGTTAATCGGATGGATTGAGCAGCCAGATTTTCATTGAGACGTGCCGTGCTGGTGGTTCCGATCAGAGGAAGAATATCCGATCCCTGATGCAATACCCAGGCAATGGCCAACTGAGCAGGCGTGCATCCCTTGTCTTTGGCCATGTGTTCCAGGACAGACATCTTCTGCTGATTTACCGAAAAGTTTTCACCGGAAAACCGCGGTGAATGCGCCCGGAAATCGGTCGGGTCGAAGGATCCCGACAACGATCCGGAAAGCAAACCCCGGGAAAGGACGCCGTACGCCACAATACCCACTCCCAATTCGCGCGCCGTTTTCAACAGGTCCCTTTCAAGAACCCGCGTTGCAAGGGAATACTCCACTTCCACAGCCGTGACCGGATGAACGGTGTGTGCCCGGCGCAGCTGTTCTGAATTGACCTCGGAAAGCCCGAGATACTTCACTTTACCCTCACGGATCAGATCGGCAATGGCCCCGACGGTGTCCTCCACCGGAACAGACGGATCCAGACGTCCCGGCTGATACAGATCAATCACATCGGTCCCCAGTTTTGACAGGGTCTGTGCGGCAAAATTTTTAAGTGCCTGAGGTCGGGTATCCAGACCAGCGAATCCGCCGGTTGGCGTGCGGAGAATTCCCGTTTTAACACTGATTGCTGGCCGGTCCGACCGGCCGCGGAGGGCTTCGCGGATAAGCAGTTCATTGTGTCCCGATCCATAAAAATCGCTGGTATTTAGGAACGTAATGCCCTTGTCCAATGCGGCCTGAATGGTCCGGATGCTTTCGGCGTCATTCCGTGTGGATTTGCTGCCATAAAAGTCCGACATCCCCATGCAACCGAGTCCGAGGTCGGCGGTTTGCAGACCCTGATTTCCAATTTTCTTCATCTGATGCTCCTGATTGTTTGATGAAACAAAGGTCCAGCAAACCGGAAACAGGTAACAGGTAGGTTTTCAAGTAATACTGGTCAGTTTCTAAGAATTGGTCTATTGGTTGAATTTTCCGGACGGAACTCCGTTAACCGGAAACCCGTTGTGACAACCAGGAGGTCATCTCTGAATCCGATTTTGCTTGCTGATTGTCTGGTTGTTTTTCATGCGATCCTGGTTGGGATTACCGTGGCAGGTGGTGTTGCTGTTTTTACCGGCCGGTTCTCAAAATTTCAATCATCAGACTGGTTTGCCTGGTCGTTTATAACTGCCGCCGCCAGTCAGCTGATTTCTCTTGTGTTTACAGGTGGTTGCGTTCTGACTCAGTGGGAAAAAGACCTGCGTCTTTCGTCCGGGATGGCCACCGACTATAAAATGACCTTTCTGGAGCAATATCTGCCTTTTTTACCATCGTGGTTAATTGATGGTATTCCGATGCTGACTCTTGGCGCACTCATTGGTGCGTGCATCCAGTTTTTCCTGATCCGTAAACGGAAACAACTCCGGCGACCGGAATAGCTTACTTTCCTGCTCTCAGTTCCCCCGGACTTTTTCCTGTCTGCCGGCGGAAAAAGCGGGTAAAGTTCGACGCATCGGTAAACGCGAGTTTCCAGGCAATTTCTGAGATGGGGAGGGCCGTTGTTCTGAGCAGCCGGATGGCTTCATCCGTTAATTTACCATCAATCCAGTTACCAACGGTTTTGCCGGTTTCCTGCCGGATGGTGTTACTCAGGTGATTGGGATGGATGTTCAGAACCGATGCATAATCCCGGATTTGCCAGATTTGTCTGGTCTTTCCTTCAAAAACAGAGCGGAAATGCCGGTTCATGGCCAGTTTGAAATTACGGGTAATTTCCGCAGGACGGTTCCGGATCCGGCGATCAACGGTGCTGGTGATCAGAAGTTCCCGGGTTTGCAGCAGCAGGGCGGCCAGATGCATTCCGAGCAGGCGTTCTTTCAGCGGGGAAGCAGCCAGATATTCCTGACGGATCTGGGTCATCTGACTGGCCAGGCGGGCGACGGTTGGTTCATCCACCTTCATAACCGGAATGGTGTCTTCATACAGGAACGGGAAATCGGCTTCCGTTTCACCCGGGTAGTTGGCCTTCAGGAATGAGTCCGAAAAGGTGATCATGAAACCCGAGAGTTCCTCAAAAATCGAAAACGATTTTACGTGGCCCGGCGTAGTGAAATAGAAGGAGCCCGGACCCAATTGATACCGGAATCCGTCAATGGTGTACTCACTTGATCCCGATTGAATCAGAAGAAAGGCATGGTAATTCGTTCGGAAATCGGGTGAACGGAAGGGGACCGATCCATGCAGACCTTCCAGCGGATGAATGGTGAACTCCAGAAACTGGTCGATGGGAAGTCCCACTGATTGAAAGAAGGCAGAAATGGAATCGTAGTTCCGGATGGATTTGGTTGACATACCGGCAGAAATGTGGCAAGTTTTAAAGGATTATGCAAACCCGGCAGAAAAGAGACTGGCTGTTGAACCCAACAGCCCGGTGAAATGTTATAGGGACAATAATCAGGAGATGCAGTTATGAAAGGTTTGTTTTTCAGTATTATTTTTTTGGGATTTTCCGCGGTTAGTGCGCAGGGTCCGTACACCATGGCTCCACTTCCATACGCTTACAACGCACTGGAGCCGTTCATCGATGCCCAGACCATGGAAATCCATTACAGCCGGCATCATGCCGGTTACGTCCGGAATCTGAACGCCGCGCTGGCGGGAAAAGAAGCCGAAAAATGGTCGCTCACCGATCTGATGAGCCGGATGTCCACCCAGAGCGAAGCCATCCGGAATAATGGGGGCGGTCATTACAACCACGACCTGTTCTGGAGCATTCTTACCCCGGAAAAGGATACCCGTCCATCCGCCGATCTGGAAAAAGCCATTTTGTCTCAATTCGGATCGCTGGATAGTCTGAAAACGCTGCTGAACAAAGCGGCTTCCACCCGGTTCGGATCGGGATGGGCCTGGCTGGTGGTCACCTCAGATGGAAAACTGGCAGTGGGTTCCACACCCAATCAGGACAATCCGCTTATGGATATTTCTCCCTTCCGGGGCATTCCGATTCTCGGGATTGATGTGTGGGAACACGCTTACTACCTGAAATATCAGAATAAACGAGGTGATTATCTGCAGGCGATCTGGTCGGTGATTAACTGGAAAGAAGTGTCGCGGCGGTACGAAGCAGCACGGGAGAAAAAGTAAAAAATTCAGGAGACAGAATTCAGAATTCAGAATACGGAATACGGAATACAGAATACGGAATACAGAATACAGAATTTCTCCCTCTCGGCCGGAGAGGGAAGGGTTGAGGGTCTATTGAATTTCAACCTGAAAAACCCAGCTGTCATTCCGGCCCGGACGGAGTGGCCGGAATCTCGTTTTTATCATGAAGTTAACGCGCTCTGCCTAGAATTAAGAGATCCCGGTTTTTCTGTCTTCGCCTGACTTTCAGTGTCGGGATGACGCATTGTGTGTGGTTTTTCCAACCACCACTGACTGATCATTGATCTCTTGAATTTTCTTTTAACTTTTAACCCGTAACTTTTAACTTGAAAAACCCTCTCATTTCGATCGGTCCCTGAGGTACCTGAAGGGCAATGTCCGGGTTTTTCTCTATTCACGAATCACCACTCACCAGTCACCGTTCCTCACCCGCCAGTCACCTGCTTCGCTTCGGGTTGTTCCAGAGGCAGCAGAATCCGGAAGGTGGTACCTTTGCCTTCCTCACTGGTAACGGTAATGGTACCGTGGTGGGCCTGAATGATTCCGTAACTGATGGCAAGGCCGAGTCCTGTTCCTTTTCCCACCGGTTTTGTTGTAAAAAACGGGTCGAAAATGTGTTTCATCACCGGTTCAGGAATGCCGGTACCGGTATCAGTGAAGTCTATAAAAACCTGATCGCCATCGAGTCCGGTGGTAATGGTAAGGGTTCCTCCCGCCGGTAACATGGCATCCATGGCATTCACCACAATGTTCATGAAGACCTGATTGATTTGACCAGCATGACAAGGTACCTCGGGCAGCGGACTGTATCGGCGTTCCATGACGATTTTGTCACGGGCTTCTGACCGGCACAGCATCAGGGTGGCTTCCAATCCTTCATGAATATCAGCCGGTTTAAATCCGCCGGAGTCACGCCGCGAAAAACTCCGCAGGCTGCGCACAATGTCGGCTGTGCGTTTCGAGCCGGTTTCAACGCCTCGGAGAAGGGTATCAATCTCGTCGCAGATATCCTGCAGGTCGGCTTGCCCGGCCACGGTTTTCAGCCGTTCCAGCAGATCGGATTCACCGTTGCCACCCGAAGCAGCCAGCAGTTCCCTGATCTGCCTGATAACCGACTTCAGTTCTGAAATGTCATCTTTCAGCGGATGGATGCTGGCATTGATGTAATTGACCGGGTTATTAATTTCATGTGCGATTCCAGCCACCAATGTTCCCAGTGAAGCCATCTTTTCCGATTGGATCAGTTGCATCTGCATGGCCGACATTTCGGAAAGGGTCTGGTTCAATTGTTGATTGACTTCTTCCAGATGGTCCTTTTGTTTTCTGATTTCGCGGCTCTGCTCGAGGATCTGATTGTTTTTCCGTTGTGATTCTGAGAGCAGGAGGGATTTTTCCTCGAGCATGCTGGCTTTTGCAAAAGCATACTGAATATTCGATTTCAGATTGCGGAGCATGGAAAGATCCCGTTCGAGGAACGCTTCCGCCTGGCTCATGTTATCGAGAATGATATAAGCGGCCGTGTACTGAGAGGCGGGAATACGCAGAACCACCAGCGATTTTGGTAATTCCAGTCCCCTGAATTTTTCATTGACTGGTAATTCGGTCACCGAGGTGAAACTGAAAATATCCTGAAACACTTCGGTTCCTGTGGAAACATAACGAGACCAGGCTTCGCTTTCGGTAAGCGTCACAGTCCGCAGATCCTCCAGATCCCATCCGTGGGCTGCTCTGAATTCGAACAGATTGGTATGTGGATTAAAGACCAGAACTGAAGATTTTTCCACACCGGGAATGGCAGATAAGTGGTCGAGAATGGTCTGGATCAGATCATCGAACCGCCATTCCGAATTAATGGCGCGGATGATGCCGTTCAGCCGCTCGAGTTCCTCATTTCTCTCCTTCAGTTCGGTGGTTCTGATCGCCACCATGGCTTCAAGCTGACGGTTTCTTGCTTTGAAGGACCGGAGGATCATCATGAGCAGACCATAGACGAGGGACGAGGCCAGCAGGAAGATCAGCGCAAGGGCCCACCACGTCAGATACCATGGGGTGGCCACCCGGAATGAAAATGAAACGGTATCAGACACAAGCCCTGCACCATTCCTGGCCACCAGACTGAAAGTATATCGGCCCGGCGAAAGGTTGGTGAATTCTTTCCGGTTTTCCGA
Protein-coding sequences here:
- a CDS encoding DsbA family protein, producing MHTLYYFMDPHCGWCYGFKPVMNQIRRDFQDRLEFKLILGGMITGDRVGPVGRMSDYLRTAIPRLEEMTGVTMGESYKHQVIEIGTLITDSTPPSLAVLAMASQKPGQEFTFMETVQDRLFQDGADLNVAESYQPVVLANGLDWDQWLADWKSDPVRFAFSQDVQFTQQIGVSGFPTVVLVNGNTGHLAARGYVPYAELKERVETWLQNQNRS
- a CDS encoding aldo/keto reductase, which produces MKKIGNQGLQTADLGLGCMGMSDFYGSKSTRNDAESIRTIQAALDKGITFLNTSDFYGSGHNELLIREALRGRSDRPAISVKTGILRTPTGGFAGLDTRPQALKNFAAQTLSKLGTDVIDLYQPGRLDPSVPVEDTVGAIADLIREGKVKYLGLSEVNSEQLRRAHTVHPVTAVEVEYSLATRVLERDLLKTARELGVGIVAYGVLSRGLLSGSLSGSFDPTDFRAHSPRFSGENFSVNQQKMSVLEHMAKDKGCTPAQLAIAWVLHQGSDILPLIGTTSTARLNENLAAQSIRLTSEELNKLSDAYPEGTFAGERYAAQQMGLVLR
- a CDS encoding DUF2784 family protein gives rise to the protein MTTRRSSLNPILLADCLVVFHAILVGITVAGGVAVFTGRFSKFQSSDWFAWSFITAAASQLISLVFTGGCVLTQWEKDLRLSSGMATDYKMTFLEQYLPFLPSWLIDGIPMLTLGALIGACIQFFLIRKRKQLRRPE
- a CDS encoding helix-turn-helix domain-containing protein; protein product: MSTKSIRNYDSISAFFQSVGLPIDQFLEFTIHPLEGLHGSVPFRSPDFRTNYHAFLLIQSGSSEYTIDGFRYQLGPGSFYFTTPGHVKSFSIFEELSGFMITFSDSFLKANYPGETEADFPFLYEDTIPVMKVDEPTVARLASQMTQIRQEYLAASPLKERLLGMHLAALLLQTRELLITSTVDRRIRNRPAEITRNFKLAMNRHFRSVFEGKTRQIWQIRDYASVLNIHPNHLSNTIRQETGKTVGNWIDGKLTDEAIRLLRTTALPISEIAWKLAFTDASNFTRFFRRQTGKSPGELRAGK
- a CDS encoding superoxide dismutase; translation: MKGLFFSIIFLGFSAVSAQGPYTMAPLPYAYNALEPFIDAQTMEIHYSRHHAGYVRNLNAALAGKEAEKWSLTDLMSRMSTQSEAIRNNGGGHYNHDLFWSILTPEKDTRPSADLEKAILSQFGSLDSLKTLLNKAASTRFGSGWAWLVVTSDGKLAVGSTPNQDNPLMDISPFRGIPILGIDVWEHAYYLKYQNKRGDYLQAIWSVINWKEVSRRYEAAREKK